GGCGCTGCGCTGGAGCACGCCACCACCCTCGTCGTGGCGCTGCTGTTTTTCATGCACGGCGCCAAGCTCTCGCGCCAGGCGGTGCTGGCCGGCATCGGCCACTGGCGGCTGCACCTGGTGGTGGTGCTGAGCACCTTTGCGCTGTTTCCGCTGCTGGGGCTGGCGCTGCGGCCGGTGCTGCAGCCGCTGGTCACGCCGCAGCTCTACACCGGCGTGCTGTTTCTGTGCGTGCTGCCGGCCACGGTGCAGTCGGCGATCGCCTTCACGGCGGTGGCCGGGGGCAACATGGCCGCGGCCGTGTGCAGCGCCTCGGCGTCCACGCTGCTGGGCATCTTCATCACGCCGGTGCTGGTCAGCGTGGTGCTGCCGCACGCGGGCACGGCGGAGCAGGACGTGCTGGGCGGCATCCTGCGCATCATGGCGCAGCTGATGCTGCCGTTTGCTTGCGGCCACTTGCTGCGCCCGTGGATCGGCGGCTTCATGGCGCGGCGCGCGGCGGCGCTGAAGTACGTGGACCAGGGCTCGGTGCTGCTGGTGGTCTATACGGCCTTCAGTGCGGCCGTGGTGGGCGGGCTGTGGCAGCTGCTGCCGCTGCCGGCGCTGGCCGGCCTGCTGGTGGTGTGCGCGGTGATCCTTGGCCTGGCCCTTGCGTTCACCGCCTGGCTTGCGCGGCGCCTGGGCTTTTCGCGCGAAGACGAGATCACCATCGTCTTTTGCGGATCGAAGAAGAGCCTGGTCAGCGGCGTGCCCATGGCCAAGGTGCTGTTCGACTCGCAATCGGCCGGCGCCATCGTGCTGCCGCTGATGGTGTTCCACCAGCTGCAGCTGATGGTGTGCGCGGTGCTGGCGCAGCGCTACGCAAGGCCGGCGCGACAGGGCTGAGCGGCGCCGGGCGGGTGCGCCGGCGAACCCACGACTGTCCCTGGGCCGGCTGCGCCCCGACGCCCGCGCAGCCTGCGGCGCAGGACAGGAGGGCTCTGCCCGCCGCACCCCGCCCGCGACCTCCACCTGCCAGCGGCAGCCCGTCTTGCGCAGGAAGTTCTTGAGGTGCCGAGCGCGCCGTGTGCCAGCTCGAACCCTCGATGACCGCGAAGTCCTTGACGGTCTTGCCGGCGGCCCGCGCCAGCGCCAGCCATGCTTCGGTGGGCGACAGGCCCAGCACCTGCCCCGCCAGGCGCGGCTCGAGGGGCAAAGCGCTGCCCGGCCTGCCACGACCAGTGCCGAAGGTGCCTGCGGCAGGCCCGCCCAGGCCTGGGCGGGCTGCAGCGGCAGGGCGGTAACCACCTCCGCCGGGCCGCTTGCCCGGGCAGGGGTCAGGTGGCGCAGCTCACGGGTGGTCGCCCTGCGGCGTCTCGGTCAGCGGGCGCACGCTGCCCTTGAGCCGGCTGGGCGCCAGCACGCCGGCCGACTCCAGGATGGGGTAGGCGATGGAGCTGATGTGCGAGTTGATGCGCTTCAAGTCGCTGATCAGGTCGATGTGCAGCGAGCTGGTCTCCATGCTGTTGACAGTGCCGTCGGACAGGCGCAGCAGGTGGCTGGTGGCGTAGGCGCGCTCCAGGTTGCGAAAGTGCACTTTTTCCTCCAGCAGGCGCTGGGCGTCGCGCACGTTGCCGTTGAGGAACACGCTCATGCCCAGGCGCAGGTTGCTCACCAGGCGCTGGTGCAGCTCGGTGATCTCGGCCATGCCGGCCTCGGAGAACTCGCGCCCCTTCTTGATCTTCTTTTCCTCGATGTCCTGCAGGACACGCTCGACGATGTCGCCGATCTGCTCCATGTTGATGGTGAAGCTGACGATGTCGGCCCAGCGGCGGGACTCCTCCTCGCCCAGGTCGTCGCGCGAGATTTTCGTCAGGTAGTACTTGATGGAGGAGTACAGCTGGTCCACCTCGTCGTCCATGCGGCGCAGGCGCTGCGACAGATCCTCGTCGTTCTTGCGGATCACGTTCATCACGCCCAGCAGCATGGTCTCCACCACGTCGGCCTGGTACAGCGCCTCGCGTACGGCGAACGAAATGGCCAGCGAGGGCGTGGCCAGGGCCGAGGCGTCCAGGTGGTGGGGCCGGCCGCTTTGCGCGCCTGCCGGCTTGGGCAGCAGGCGCGCCACCCATTTCGCCACCCACTGCGTAAAGCCGATGAAGCCTACGCTGATGATGACGTTGTAGGCCAGGTGGAACAGCACCACGCTGTGCGCCGTGCCGGGCAGGATGGGCTCCACGTAGCTGATCCACACGCCGATGAACGGCGCCATCAGCACCACGCCCATGATCTTGAAGGCCATGTTGCCGATGGTGACCTGGCGAACCTCCACGCTGGAGCGGGCCATGGTCAGCACCGCCGCCAGGCCGTTGCCCAGGTTGGCGCCCAGCACCATGCCCAGGGCCATGCCCAGGGGCACGACGTGCGTGTCGGCCATGGCGGCGATCAAGAGCACCACGGCCAGGCTGGAGTACGACACAATGGCCAACACCGCGCCCACCATGATCTCCATCCACAGGTCGCTGGCCAGGCTGGTCAGCAGCATCTGCGTGACCGGCGAAGCCATCATGGGCTCGGTGGCCTGCACCACGCGCTCCAGCGCCAGCAGCATCAGCCCCAAGCCGATGAATACCCGGCCCACGCGCCCTGCGGTGCTGGCCTGGCGTGTGATGAACAGCACCACGCCGACGAAGATGAACACCGGCGACAGCCACGACAGGTCCTGCGCAAACAGCAGCGCCATCAGCGCCGTGCCGATGTCGGCGCCGCGCATCACGGCCAGCGCCGCCGGCAGCGTGATCAGGCCCTGGCCGACGAAGGAGGCCGTCATGAGCGAGGTGGCCGTGCTGGACTGCACCAGCGCCGTGACCCCGATGCCCGACAGTGCGGCGGTGAACCGGTTGCCCAGGCTGCGTGCCAGCAGCGTGCGCAGGTTGGCGCCAAACACGCGCAACACGCCCGTGCGCACGAGATGCGTGCCCCATACCAGCAAGGCCACGGCCGCCAGCAGATTCAGCAGATGCTTCATGTTGGAAGAAGAAAGGCGGGGCGGCGCCAGACGCCGAGGCGCTGGGGCAGGCTTGGGCTGGCGCGCCAAACGCTACAGCATAGCGCCGCCAGGGCCCACGCGCGACGGCCCCGGCAATAAACCCCGGGCCGGCCTGCGGCCGCGGCGCGCGCTTGACAACGCGCACGCTGGCCGAACCCGGCTACCGACCGCCTGCCGGTCTTGACTTGCATCAATGACTCCCGATCAAGAGGACACGGCTGCGAACCGTAGCTGTAACATCCAGTATCAATCAGTGCCTCACGGAATTCTTGACGTCATGTGGAACCGGCTACGCATCACCCATCGCTTCATCTTCATCCTCGGCGCCTTCTGGCTGTCGGGCGCGGCCGTCATCGCGGTGAGTTTCTGGGGCCTGTCTTCCGCCCGTGACAGCCTGAAGGCGGTGCACGGGCACAGCATGGCGCTGTCGCTGCGCGCCGACGACCTGGTGGCCCTCACGGTGCAAAACCGCCTGCTGGTGCTGCTGGCTTTTCAGCACGCGCCGGACAGCCCGCTGGTTGCCATTCACCAGCATCCCATCGACGAGCATCTGGGGCTGCTGTCGGCGAACCGCCAGAAGGTGTCCGAAGCACTGCAGGCCATTGACGCCGCGATCACCGATGCGCAGGAGAAGACCCTGTTCGCGGCCGTGCAGAGCGCCCGCGTGACCTGGGTGGCCGAGCTGGACGCCGCCGTACAGGCCGTGCACCAGGGCGAGTTCTCGTCCGAGGGCATGGCGCGGTTCCTGCAGGCCGGCGGCCGCGAGAGCGAGGCCCTGGTCGGCGCCACCCAGCGCTTTCGCGCCGCCCAGGTGGCGCAGGCCGACGCCGCGCAGGCCGCCGCGCAGCGCCGCTACGAGATGGCGCTGTGGATCTTTGCCGGCGCCACGTTCCTGCTGGGCCTGCCGGCTTCGCTCATGGGCCTGGCGCTGCTGGGGCGCCTGGTGCGCGGCTTTCGCGCCGCCAACCGGGCGGCGGCGGCCATCGCTGCCAGCGACCTGGGCCAGCGCATCGCCGCCAGCGGCAGCGATGAGATCGGCATCATGCTGGCCCAGATGGAGACCATGCGCGGCAACCTGAACCACGTCATCGGCCAGGTCAGCGGCGGGGCGGAAACCATTGCCGGCGCCTCCACCCAGGTGGCGGCCGGGACGCGCGACCTGTCGGCGCGCACCGAGCAGCAAGCCAGCGCCCTGGAGCAGACGGCGTCGGCCACCGAGCAGCTGTCGGGCACCGTGGAAAACAACGCCGAGAACGCCGCCCAGGCCAGCCAGCTGGCGGCGTCGGCCACCGGCGTGGCGCAGCGCGGGGGCGCCGTGATGGGGCAGGTGGTGGGCACCATGCAGGCCATCAGCAGCGCCTCGCGCCGCGTGGCGGACATCATCGGCGTGATCGACGGCATCGCCTTTCAGACCAACATCCTGGCGCTGAACGCGGCCGTGGAGGCGGCCCGCGCTGGCGAACAGGGCCGCGGCTTTGCCGTGGTGGCCGGCGAGGTGCGCCAGCTGGCCCAGCGCAGTGCCGAAGCCGCTCGCGAGATCAAGCAGCTCATCACTGATTCCGCCGCCCAGGTGGAGGCCGGCGGTGCCCAGGTCAGCGAGGCCGGCGCCACCATGCAGGAGATCGTGGGCGTCATCCAGCGCGTGGCGCGCATCGTCGATGAGATCGCCGCCGCCAGCCGCGAGCAGTCGCTGGGCCTGTCGCAGATCAACCAGGCCGTGGCCCACCTGGACGGGGTGACGCAGCAAAACGCCGCGCTGGTGGAGGAAACCTCGGGCGCTTCGGACGCACTGCAGGCCCAGGCGCGCGAGCTGGCCCGCGTGGCGGCTACCTTCCGGCTGGAGGGTGGTGCTGCCGGCAACGGCGCGCTGCCGGCGCTCAGCGCTCACTATTGACAGCCCGGGCAGGGCAGGGTGCGGGAGGCGGCTTTCAGGCCGCCTTTTTCACGCGCAGCAGCTCATCGAGGATCAGGCAGGCCGCGCCGATGCTGATGGCCACGTCCGCCAGATTGAACGCCGGGAAGTGCCCGCGGTAGAACATGCCGGACAAAAACTGCCAGTGGAAGTCCAGGAAGTCCACCACGTAGCCGTGCTGCAGCCGGTCCACCACGTTGCCAATCGCCCCGCCCAGGATGTTGGCCAGCGAGAAGGCAAACAGCTTTTGCCCCGGGTGCTGGCGCAGCTGCCAGAGGATGAAGGCGGCCGCCGCCAGGCCGATGCCCGTGAACAGCCAGCGCTGCCAGCCACCCGCGTCCGCCAGCATGGAAAACGCCGCGCCGGTGTTGTGCGCGCGCACGATGTTGAAGAAGCTGGTCACCGGCGTGGCGTCGCCCAGCCGGTAGTAGCCCAGGATCAGCGTCTTGGTGAACTGGTCCAGTAGGAAGATCACCAGCGCCCAGCCCAGCCAGGGCCAGAAGCTGGCGCCGCCCTTGCGGCCAGCACTGCTGGCGGCGCGCGCCATCAAGCGTGCAGGCGGCTTTCGCCGCTGCCGTAGAGGTTGCTGGTGCAGCGCCCGCACAGGCTGGGGTGCTGCACGTCTTGGCCGACGTCGGCGCGCCAGTGCCAGCAGCGCTCGCACTTGGCATCAGAACTGGCTGTAACGCTTATTTGGAGCCCGCCAGCAGCTACCAATTCGATAGCAGATACGATGAAGATGAACTTCATGTCTTGCCCCAAGCTGGCCAGCAGCGCGTGGTCCTCGGGCGCGGCGCCCAGGCGCACCACGGCCTGCAGCGACGAGCCCACGGTGCCGGCGGCGCGCACGGTCTCGATCTCCTTGTTCACCGCGTCGCGGATCTCGCGCAGGCGCTGCCACTTGGCCAGCAGCCCCTCGTCGCCCGCGGGCAGCGTGGTGAAGGTCTCCAGGTAGATGGACGGCGAGTGGCCGAAGATCTTCCAGGCCTCTTCCGTCGTGAAGGACAGAAAAGGCGCCATCCAGCGCAGCATGGCGTGGGTGATCTGGTGCAGCGCCGTCTGCGCGCTGCGCCGTGCGAGCGATTTGGGCGCCGTGGTGTAGAGGCGGTCCTTGAGCACGTCCAGGTAGAAGCCGCCCAGGTCTTCCGAGCAAAACAGCTGCAGCTTGGCGACGACGGGATGGAACTCATAGACCTGGTAGTGCGCCAGCACCTCGGCCTGGAACTGCGCAGCGCGCGCCAGCGCCCAGCGGTCGATTTCCAGCAGGTCTTCCTCGGCCACCGCATCCGTGGCCGGGTCGAAGTCGCTCACGTTGGCCAGCAAAAAGCGCAGCGTGTTGCGGATGCGCCGGTAGGCGTCCACCACGCGCGCCAGGATCTTGTCGTCGATCGCCAAGTCGCCGGAATAGTCGGTCGAGGCGCACCACAGGCGGATGATCTCCGCGCCCAGCTTGCCGCTCACCTCCTGGGGCGAGACGGTGTTGCCCAGCGACTTGCTCATCTTCTTGCCCTGGCCGTCCACCGTGAAGCCGTGCGTGAGCAGGCCGCGGTAGGGCGCGCGCCCGAAGATGGCGCTGGCCAGCAGCAGCGACGAGTGGAACCAGCCGCGGTGCTGGTCGTGGCCTTCCAGGTACAGGTCGGCTTCGGGGCCCTCATCGTGGTGCATGCCGGCGTGCGTGCCGCGCAGCACGTGCCAGAAGGTGGAGCCGGAGTCGAACCAGACCTCCAGGATGTCGGTGCTCTTCAGGTAGTGCGGCGCATCCCCAGGCCCCAGGATCTCCTCGGTCGTCACGCGGCTCCAGGCCTCGATGCCGCCGGCCTCCACGATCTGCGCCGCCTGGTCCATGATTTCCATGGTGCGCGGGTGCAGCTCGCCCGTTTCCTGGTGCAAAAAGAACGGCAGCGGCACGCCCCAGCTGCGCTGGCGCGAGATGCACCAGTCGGGCCGCCCGGCAATCATGCCCTGCAGGCGGGCCTTGCCGTTCTCGGGGTAGAAGCTGGTGTGCTCGATGGCCTCTAGGGCGATCTGGCGCAGCGTGCGATCGGGCTTTTGCGCCGGGTCGGTGAACACACCCTCGCCCTCGTCCATGCGGATGAACCACTGGGCGGCGGCGCGGTAGATGACGGGCGTCTTGTGGCGCCAGCAGTGCGGGTAGCTGTGGGTGATGGTCTTGGTGTCCATCAGCCGGCCGGCCACGCGCAGCGCGTCGATGATGACCGGCACCGCCTTCCAGATGTGCTGGCCGCCGAACATCCCCAGGTCGGGCGCATAGACGCCGTTGCCTTGCACGGGGTTCAGGATGTCCTCGTAGCGCATGCCATTGGCCACGCAGGAGTTGAAGTCGTCCACGCCGTAGGCGGGCGAGGAGTGCACGATGCCGGTGCCGTCCTCGGCCGTGGCGTAGTCGGCCAGGTACACGGGCGAGAGGCGGTCGAAGGCCTTGTCCACGTGCGCCAGCGGGTGCTTGAAGTTGACGTGGTCCAGCTGGGTGCCCAGCGCCGTGGCGACCACGGTGCCAGCGATGCCCCAGCGCTCCAGGCACTTGTCCACCAGGGCGCTGGCCAGCACCAGCAGGCCGCGCTCGGTGTCCACCAGGCTGTACTCCAGCTCGGGGTTCACATTCAGTGCCTGGTTGGCGGGGATGGTCCAGGAGGTCGTTGTCCAGATGACGGCGAAGGCGGGCTTGGGCAACGCTGGCAGGCCGAAGGCGGCGGCGAGTTTGTCGGGCTCGGCCGCCGGGAACATCACGTCCAGCGTCTGGCTCTGCTTGTCCTGGTATTCGATCTCGAACTCGGCCAGCGACGAGGCGCAGTCGAAGCACCAGTACACGGGCTTGAGGCCCCGATAGACGAAGCCGCGCTCCATGACTTTTTTGAGTGCCCGCAGCTCGCCCGCCTCGCTGGCGAAGTTCATGGTCTTGTACGGGCGGTCCCACTCGCCCAGCACGCCCAGGCGCTTGAAGTCCTGCATCTGCTGGGCGATCTGCTCGGTGGCGAACGCCCGGCCGCGCGCCTGCATCTCATCGCGCGGGATGTTGCGCCCGTGCAGCTTCTCGATGGCGTTCTCGATCGGCAGGCCATGGCAGTCCCAGCCGGGGGTGTACAGCGCATCAAAGCCGTCGAGCTGGCGCGCCTTGACGATCATGTCCTTGAGGATCTTGTTGACCGCGTGGCCGATGTGCAGCTGGCCGTTGGCATACGGCGGGCCGTCGTGCAGGATGAACTTGGGCGCGCCACGGCGGGCGTCGCGCAGCTGCTTGTAGATGCCCTTTTCGTCCCATTCGCTCGCCCACTGCGGCTCGCGCCGGGCTAAGTCGCCGCGCATGGGAAACGGCGTGTCGGGCATGTTCAGCGTGCTGCGGTAGCTGCTCGCAGGGGCGTTCTTGGCGTTCGGTTCGGACATGGGGGTTTCTCAAGCCTTCAGGGGTGCGCTGCGGCCGGCCGGCGGCAGCGCCAATGGGAGCTCTGAGCGGGCCGGCTGTCGGCGCGCGCGGGGTGCGGGCGGCCCCCGTCAAATTCGGTCGCGGGTGGTCTGGCGACGGGTTTCGGCGTGGGTGGCCGGGGTGGAGGCAGCGAAATAAGCGCGCGCTTCGTCGCAGTCGGCAGCGATGCCGGCGGTCAGGGCCTGCAGGCTCTCGTACTTGCGCTCGTCGTGCAGTTTGTGCAGTAGTTCCACGCGGATGATTTTACCGTACCCCCCCTCGGGCCCCAGGTGGGCGGGCCAGTGCAGGCAGTGCGTCTCCAGCAGCACCCGGCCGCCGTTGATGTCGCTGGCGTCCAGCGAGGGCCGCACGCCCAGGTTGGCCACGCCGGGCAGCGGCTGATCCGACAGGCCATGCACCCGCACGGCGAAGATGCCGCTGGCGGCGCTCTTCCAGTGCGAAAAGCGCAGGTTCAGCGTGGGAAAGCCGCCGCTGCCGCCCTCGCGCCCCAGTTCACGCCCGAGCTTGCGGCCGTGCACCACGTGGCCGGAGATGGAGTAGGGCCGGCCCAGCAGGCGCGCCGCCTCGCCCATGTCGCCCGCAGCCAGGGCGCCCCGCACCGCCGAGCTGGACACGCGCTGGCCATGCACCTCGTAGCTATTCATGCGCGCCACGTCAAAGCCCTGAGCCTGGCCAGCCGCGTCCAGCATGGCGTAGTCGCCCGCGCGCTGGCTGCCAAAGCGGAAGTCGTCGCCCACCAGCACGTAGCGCGCGCCCAAGCCGGCCACCAGCACCTGGTCGATGAAGGCCTGCGCCGGCAAGGCCGCCAGGCGCGCGTTGAAAGGCAGCACCACGGCCTGCTGCACGCCGCAGCGCGCCAGCTCGCACAGCTTGTCGCGCAGCGTGCCGATGCGCGCAGGAGCCATCTCGGGGCGGCGGTGCGCCCGGGCAAAGTAATCGCGCGGGTGCGGCTCGAAGGTCAGCACGCAGCTGGGCAGGCCGCGCTGCTGGGCTTCGCCCGCCAGCAGCGCCAGCATGGCCTGGTGGCCGCGGTGCACGCCGTCGAAGTTGCCGATGGTGAGCGCGCATGCGCGTGCCACGCCGGGGTGCTGGAAACCGCGGAAGATCTTCATCTGGGTGCTTTTATTTTGATAGCTGCTGGCGCTTGTCCCGTAAGGGTTTGAGGCCAATTTGGCTTGAAAGGGGTATATTGTGCGGCATCTGCCGGTGCATTGCATTGCGCCGGGGGTCTGAGCATCTGCGTTTCCTGCTCCTGCTTTCTTCTCGTGGCGTGCTGCAAAGGGAGGTTTGTGTGAAGGTCTTGAAGCTGTCGGCCCAAGGGCTGCCGCAATCGTGGATTTCGCTGGAAGAGGCGGTCACGCACTATGCCGCCGGCGACGTGCGCTGGGAGCTGGGCGCGCGCATCGCGCTGTTTCGCGGCGGGCACAACGCGCTGACCGGCGCGCAGTCGCAGATTCCGGTCAGCAGCATCATCGGCACGCGCGGCGCGCCGGGCATCAACCCGTTCGAGCTGACGCCCAGCCTCACCAACAGCAAGCTGTTCACGCGCGACCGCAACGTCTGCGCCTACTGCGGCGGTCATTTTCATGAGCACGACCTGACGCGCGAGCACATCGTGCCGGTGGCGCGCCAGGGCCTGAACCACTGGATGAACGTGGTCACCGCCTGCCGCGCCTGCAACCACCGCAAGGGTCCGCGCACACCCGAGCAGGCGCACATGCCGCTCTTGTACGCGCCCTACGTCCCCAGCCTGTGGGAGGACTTCATCCTGCGCAACCGGCGCATCCTGGCCGACCAGATGGAGTTTCTGATGGCGCACGTACCCAAATCGTCACGGCTGCTGAGCTGAAAGGCTTGGGCGGGGCATGAAAAAACGCGGCCTTGGCCGCGTTTTGCTTTTTTCCTGCCTGCTGCAGGGCGTCAGGCAGCCGCCTTGCGCGCCACGACCAGAAAGCCCTGCACCGGCTCGCCGGCCTCGTAGCGCAGCACCAGATCCTCGGCGTTCACCGTCTCGAACCCGGCCTGGCGGCACAGCGTCAGCACGTGGCTGCGCTTGTGGGCATAACGGCCGTTGGTCTGCAGCACCAGGTCGGGACCGTCCTCGGGTGCTGTCTCGCACGAGAAGTACAGGTCGCCCGCCGGCTGCAGGATGCGCTGCGCGTTGGGGATGGCCTCGCCCAGGTCGCCGGCGTAGATGAACACGTCCAGCGCCGTGATGACTTCGTACTGCGCGGCCGGCGTGGCGTCCAGGGCTTCCAGCAGGTTCACGGTGTGGAAGCGGTCGTACACGTTGTGGCGCGCGGCCTGCTCGACCATCTTGGAGGAGATGTCCACGCCGATCAGGAAGCCGTCGATGCGCCCCAGGCACACGCCCAGCAGGCCGGTGCCGCAGCCCAGGTCCAGCACGTTCAGGCGCTTTTCGGGGTAGCGCGCCAGGATCTTGTCGGCCACGATCTTGGGCAGCTGGTAGCGCAGGCCGCGCACCGTGTGCTGGTCATACAGCTCGGCCATGCCGTCGAACAGCTGGCGGTTCAGCTCCACGGGCTGGTGCGGCGGCGTGATGCCGTGGGCCAGCGCGTTGTAATAGGCGTAAACCGAATCGCCGGGCGCCAGCTCCAGCAGCGCCGTGGTGTCGGCAATCGCCTGGGCGGGTTTGCCGGCGGCCAGCAGGGTCAGCACACGGCCCAGCAGCGCCTCGGCGTCCTTGGCGTCCTGTTCGATCAGCCCGCCCCAGACCTGCAGCGCCTCGGCGTGCTGGCCCAGGGCGCTCAGGTCACGCGCCAGCAGGCGGCGCAGCTGCACGTCGCCCGGCACCAGGTCCAGGCCGCGGCGCAGGTGCCGCACGGCCATCTCGTGGTGGCCCGCGCGATGGGCGATGTCCACCACGCTGGCCAGCACCAGCAGGTTCTTGGGTTCGCGCTCCGCCACCTTCTCGGCCGTCTCCACGGCTTCCTTGAACTGGTTCTGGCGCGCCAGCAGCAGGGCCAGCTCCAGCAGGCCGGGGTTCCACTCCGGCGCCATGGCCACGCACTTGCGCATCGCCTCCAGCGCACCCTTGGCATTGCCTGACTTCTCGGCCATCAGGCCGGCCAGCATGAACACGCGGGCGTCGTTCGGCCAGATGCGCTGCGCCTGGTTGAGCGTCTGGGCCGCCTCGCGCAGCTCGCCCTTGCCGATCTGGGCGCGGGCGGTTTCGAGGAGTTTGCGGATGGGATCGGCTTGGGTGGCGCTCATGGCAGAGGGTGCGGCGCAGCAGGGCGCAAAACGGAAAACCCGCCATTATCCGGGAAGCGTGGGGCTGGCCGGCAGGCTGAGCGTGAAGCACGTCCCGCCCCGTGCCGACGGGGCGGCCTGCACGTCGCCGCCATGCAGCCGGGCGATGCGCCGCGCAGCCCACAGGCCCAGGCCAAAGCCGCGCGTCTGGTGCGGCCCCTGGCCGCCGCGCTCGAACAGCTGCTCCACAGCGTGGGCGCTCAGGCCCGGGCCCTCGTCGCATACGGACACCTGCAAATCCCCACGCTCGCCCAGCCGCGCAGCAATGCGGACGACGCCGGGCTGCGCGTACTTGACGGCGTTGTCCGCCAGGTTCGACAGGGCGATGCGGATCAGCGTGGGGTCGCAGCTCCAGCGGGCCGGCCCGTGGTTTGCCAGCTCCAGGCGGTGACGAGGCGACCACTGCACCAGCTCGGCCGCGTGCTCAAGCAACTCGTCCAGGTCCGTGTCTTGGCGCCGCAGCTGCAGCGAAGCAGCATGGAGCCGCTCGCTGGCCAGGCAGTTGTCCACCAGATCGACCATGCGCCGGCATAT
The DNA window shown above is from Pulveribacter suum and carries:
- a CDS encoding tetratricopeptide repeat protein; this encodes MSATQADPIRKLLETARAQIGKGELREAAQTLNQAQRIWPNDARVFMLAGLMAEKSGNAKGALEAMRKCVAMAPEWNPGLLELALLLARQNQFKEAVETAEKVAEREPKNLLVLASVVDIAHRAGHHEMAVRHLRRGLDLVPGDVQLRRLLARDLSALGQHAEALQVWGGLIEQDAKDAEALLGRVLTLLAAGKPAQAIADTTALLELAPGDSVYAYYNALAHGITPPHQPVELNRQLFDGMAELYDQHTVRGLRYQLPKIVADKILARYPEKRLNVLDLGCGTGLLGVCLGRIDGFLIGVDISSKMVEQAARHNVYDRFHTVNLLEALDATPAAQYEVITALDVFIYAGDLGEAIPNAQRILQPAGDLYFSCETAPEDGPDLVLQTNGRYAHKRSHVLTLCRQAGFETVNAEDLVLRYEAGEPVQGFLVVARKAAA